One window of the Ureibacillus sp. FSL W7-1570 genome contains the following:
- a CDS encoding alpha/beta hydrolase gives MKKKKKKIFWFSTIITTIASVLTTIFGFALTNRLMYIQKKDDAFILDRELKANRFDEKWFNSIKKDEFTIDSPNGYPIKGIFLQPCPTKNTVIICHGVTENKINSIKYARMFERLGFNSFVYDHRRHGESGGKTTSYGYYEKFDLAAVVKTVRSVIGEEAILGIHGESMGAATMLLYAGSIGNHVDFYISDCAFSDFEELLRHIVKNSTRISPNIPIHLADLFLRFRDGYRFKNVAPKDVVPNIKKPVLFIHSIPDSFIPCQMTEEMYELKKGPKRLKLFERGLHAQSFNENPVEYEETVRNFLQEYVMNERENG, from the coding sequence TTGAAAAAGAAAAAGAAAAAAATATTCTGGTTTTCTACGATTATTACAACGATTGCAAGCGTGCTCACTACGATTTTTGGTTTTGCTTTAACCAATCGACTCATGTATATCCAGAAAAAAGATGATGCATTTATTTTAGACAGGGAACTAAAAGCGAATCGATTTGATGAAAAATGGTTCAACAGCATAAAAAAAGATGAATTTACCATCGACTCCCCTAACGGCTACCCAATCAAAGGGATTTTTCTGCAACCATGCCCGACAAAAAATACGGTCATCATATGCCACGGGGTTACCGAAAACAAAATCAATTCGATCAAATATGCGCGCATGTTTGAAAGGCTTGGGTTCAATTCCTTTGTATACGATCATCGAAGACATGGCGAATCCGGCGGAAAAACGACAAGTTATGGATATTATGAGAAGTTTGATTTAGCGGCCGTTGTCAAAACGGTTCGTTCCGTCATCGGGGAAGAAGCCATCCTGGGCATTCACGGGGAATCAATGGGCGCGGCGACAATGCTTTTATATGCGGGATCCATTGGAAATCATGTGGATTTTTATATCTCCGATTGCGCTTTTTCAGATTTTGAAGAACTTTTGCGGCATATCGTCAAAAATTCCACCCGCATCTCGCCAAACATTCCAATCCATTTGGCAGATTTATTCCTGCGTTTCCGTGATGGATACCGATTTAAAAATGTAGCCCCCAAAGATGTGGTACCGAATATTAAGAAGCCGGTGTTATTTATCCATAGCATTCCCGATTCGTTCATCCCTTGTCAAATGACGGAAGAAATGTACGAATTGAAAAAAGGTCCGAAAAGATTAAAATTGTTTGAACGCGGTCTTCATGCCCAATCTTTCAATGAAAATCCGGTGGAGTACGAGGAAACGGTAAGAAATTTTTTGCAAGAATATGTGATGAATGAAAGAGAGAACGGCTAA
- a CDS encoding acetyl-CoA C-acetyltransferase encodes MLEEVVIVSAVRTAIGSFQGSLKDIPAPTLGSIVIKEALHRAGIEPNQVDEVIMGNVLQAGLGQNPARQAAIQAGLPETVPAMTINKVCGSGLKSVHLASQAIAVGEADIVVAGGFENMSQAPYLLKNARSGFKMGDQNLVDSMIHDGLWCAFNDYHMGITAENLASQYHITREEQDEFAARSQARAAKAIVEGKFKEEIVPVEIPQRKGDPIIFDTDEFVRPGTTVEKLSALRPAFKKDGTVTAGNASGINDGAAAVVVMSKKKAEELGITPLASIVANAAVGVDPAIMGIGPAEAVRKALKKSDLTLDQIELIEANEAFAAQSIAVDRELHFDSDKLNVNGGAIALGHPIGASGARILVTLLHEMKRRDAKLGLATLCIGGGQGVATIVQR; translated from the coding sequence ATGTTAGAAGAAGTTGTTATTGTAAGCGCAGTCAGAACAGCCATCGGTTCCTTCCAAGGTTCGTTAAAAGACATTCCAGCTCCGACATTAGGTTCGATTGTCATTAAAGAAGCTTTACACCGGGCAGGTATTGAACCAAATCAAGTGGATGAAGTTATCATGGGAAATGTACTTCAAGCTGGACTGGGTCAAAATCCTGCACGTCAGGCAGCCATTCAGGCAGGGCTTCCGGAAACGGTGCCAGCCATGACGATCAATAAAGTCTGTGGTTCCGGTTTGAAATCCGTGCATCTCGCGTCACAAGCGATTGCGGTAGGGGAAGCGGATATTGTGGTGGCCGGCGGTTTTGAAAATATGAGCCAAGCGCCATACCTTTTGAAAAATGCCCGCTCCGGTTTTAAAATGGGTGATCAAAATTTGGTGGATAGCATGATTCATGACGGCCTATGGTGCGCCTTCAATGATTACCATATGGGAATCACGGCGGAAAATTTGGCTTCCCAATATCATATTACGCGGGAAGAACAGGATGAGTTCGCGGCACGTTCCCAAGCCCGTGCGGCAAAAGCCATCGTGGAAGGTAAATTTAAAGAAGAAATTGTGCCGGTGGAAATCCCTCAACGAAAAGGGGATCCAATCATTTTTGATACGGATGAATTTGTTCGCCCGGGCACAACTGTAGAAAAACTATCCGCGTTGCGTCCTGCTTTCAAAAAGGATGGAACAGTCACTGCCGGGAACGCCTCAGGTATTAACGACGGTGCGGCAGCAGTTGTTGTGATGTCAAAGAAGAAAGCGGAGGAACTTGGAATCACGCCTCTTGCATCCATTGTCGCCAATGCCGCTGTCGGGGTGGATCCAGCAATTATGGGAATCGGGCCTGCTGAAGCGGTTCGAAAGGCATTGAAAAAATCAGATTTGACTCTTGATCAAATCGAATTAATTGAAGCAAATGAAGCTTTCGCAGCTCAATCAATAGCTGTGGATCGCGAACTTCACTTTGATTCTGATAAACTGAATGTAAATGGTGGGGCAATTGCCCTTGGACACCCAATCGGTGCGAGTGGAGCGCGCATTTTGGTTACGCTTCTTCATGAAATGAAAAGACGTGACGCGAAGCTGGGGCTTGCCACCCTTTGCATCGGTGGAGGACAGGGAGTTGCAACCATCGTTCAACGATAA
- a CDS encoding DUF3886 domain-containing protein, with protein sequence MAKKKKQQSSQKTIENNEGISLQEQLNQEMLEKLKAAKKELLEEERKKEEERQARLEFERKQREKNMSFEELLEKYGNQGSKFS encoded by the coding sequence ATGGCAAAAAAGAAAAAGCAACAATCTTCTCAAAAAACAATTGAAAACAATGAAGGAATTTCCCTTCAAGAACAACTGAACCAGGAAATGCTGGAAAAATTGAAAGCGGCAAAAAAAGAATTGCTTGAAGAAGAAAGAAAAAAAGAGGAAGAACGGCAAGCAAGACTTGAGTTTGAGAGAAAACAGCGGGAAAAGAATATGAGCTTTGAAGAATTGCTGGAAAAGTACGGAAATCAAGGCTCGAAATTTAGTTGA
- a CDS encoding amino acid permease: MEQRELKRDLKNRHVQLIAIGGTIGTGLFLGSGAAISKAGPSILLVYLIVGTALFFVMRSLGELLLSNAGYQSFTDFAADTIGPWAGYVTGWTYWFCWIMTAMADVIAVGVYVRYWFDIPQWIPALIAIILLLVLNLLTVKLFGELEFWFALIKVITIVALIAIGLFWLIIRFKTDSGVVSIRNIWSYGGLFPNGIAGFLSAFQMVVFAFVGVELVGVAAAETSNPEKNIPSAINKIPIRILLFYVGAIFVILCINPWTELSAANSPFVQVFALAGIPLAGGIINFVVLTSAASAGNSGLFSTSRMMYNLSKHSQGPKFLSKLNQNFVPGNALVVSAIVLSIGALLSYVIPDTAFGVVTTISAICFIWVWSIILISHIIYTKKHPDLHKKSHFKAPLAPYMNYAILIFFVAVLIIMFMSEETRMAVMLTPIWFIMLFITYALRKKR, from the coding sequence ATGGAACAGAGAGAATTAAAGAGAGATTTGAAAAACCGCCATGTCCAGTTAATTGCCATTGGCGGAACGATTGGTACGGGGCTGTTTTTGGGTTCCGGGGCTGCGATTTCCAAAGCGGGCCCATCCATACTGTTAGTTTATTTAATCGTTGGAACTGCCCTATTTTTTGTGATGCGTTCCCTCGGTGAACTGCTTTTATCCAATGCCGGGTACCAATCCTTCACCGATTTTGCGGCAGATACAATTGGGCCGTGGGCAGGTTATGTCACAGGCTGGACCTATTGGTTTTGCTGGATTATGACGGCGATGGCCGATGTGATTGCCGTCGGTGTTTATGTCCGTTATTGGTTTGACATTCCTCAATGGATTCCGGCATTGATTGCCATTATCCTATTACTCGTTTTGAATCTTTTAACCGTGAAACTGTTTGGGGAATTGGAATTTTGGTTTGCCTTAATCAAAGTCATTACCATCGTCGCTTTGATCGCCATTGGCCTTTTTTGGCTGATCATTCGTTTTAAAACGGATTCCGGAGTTGTTTCCATTCGCAATATTTGGAGTTACGGCGGATTGTTTCCAAATGGGATAGCCGGATTCCTGTCCGCTTTCCAGATGGTCGTCTTCGCCTTTGTTGGGGTCGAACTGGTGGGCGTGGCAGCCGCGGAAACGTCCAATCCGGAGAAAAATATACCGTCTGCCATTAATAAAATTCCGATCCGGATTTTGTTGTTTTACGTAGGGGCGATTTTCGTCATTTTATGCATCAATCCTTGGACTGAGCTAAGCGCCGCCAACAGCCCCTTTGTGCAAGTATTTGCTTTGGCGGGTATTCCCTTGGCGGGCGGCATCATCAATTTCGTTGTGCTGACATCTGCCGCTTCTGCCGGAAACAGCGGTTTATTTTCCACAAGCCGGATGATGTACAATTTAAGCAAGCATAGTCAAGGCCCGAAATTTCTATCAAAGCTGAACCAAAACTTTGTCCCGGGGAATGCGCTTGTTGTTTCCGCCATCGTTCTTTCCATCGGAGCATTATTAAGCTACGTCATTCCTGATACAGCATTTGGAGTGGTGACAACAATCAGCGCCATCTGCTTTATTTGGGTATGGAGCATCATCTTAATTTCACACATCATCTATACAAAGAAACACCCGGATTTACATAAAAAATCCCATTTTAAAGCGCCGCTTGCTCCATATATGAACTATGCCATTTTAATATTTTTTGTTGCCGTGTTGATTATTATGTTCATGTCCGAAGAAACAAGAATGGCCGTTATGCTCACACCAATTTGGTTCATCATGCTGTTTATCACATACGCCCTTCGCAAAAAACGTTGA
- a CDS encoding VanZ family protein, which translates to MKKYLFFVTAALLGLYYLSSMPYEQQTIVPELRVLLRDQPFYELLSKIEVSYWGRTISVETRGYYYFIEFLFRKTMHFVGYGIVAVLLYLLFRKLKWIFPSIIACICTFFIAALDEYNQTLVEGRTGMFEDVLLDTAGAVTFVLCLKVISTIKYLWNRKRSVN; encoded by the coding sequence ATGAAAAAATATTTGTTTTTCGTAACCGCTGCGCTCCTCGGTTTATATTATCTTTCCAGCATGCCTTATGAACAGCAGACCATTGTTCCGGAATTGAGGGTATTGCTCCGCGATCAGCCTTTTTATGAACTATTAAGCAAAATTGAAGTGAGCTACTGGGGTCGGACGATTTCGGTTGAAACGAGAGGATATTATTATTTCATTGAATTTTTATTCCGCAAAACGATGCATTTTGTCGGATACGGAATTGTTGCTGTACTCTTATATTTACTATTCCGCAAACTGAAATGGATATTTCCTTCCATCATCGCTTGCATTTGCACTTTTTTCATTGCCGCATTGGATGAATATAACCAGACCCTTGTCGAAGGCCGTACAGGCATGTTTGAAGATGTGTTGCTTGATACGGCTGGAGCTGTCACTTTTGTTTTATGCCTAAAAGTTATATCCACTATAAAATATTTATGGAATAGGAAAAGGTCCGTGAATTGA
- a CDS encoding aldo/keto reductase, with translation MKKRRLGTSDFEISEISLGCMSLPASVEEARPVIETAIEQGINYFDTADLYDKGVNEEVVGECLKRYRDQVYIATKVGNRWNEKGDGWYWDASKEHIEEGIKDSLRRLKTDYIDLYQLHGGTIDDPWDDIIETFETLKKEGLIREYGISSIRPNVFQPFFERSNGISNMMQYSIFDRRPEEWFPFFEEKKVSVVTRGSIAKGLLTDEWKKRVEKVDSYLNYSKEELVSILEKIEKEFGSVHPAAIAFNLSQPAVASIVVGARTKEQLLENIKAYEEAQSIEDTSFIKTITKQEIYTDHR, from the coding sequence ATGAAAAAAAGAAGATTGGGAACAAGTGACTTTGAGATTTCAGAAATCAGCTTGGGCTGCATGTCTTTGCCGGCTTCGGTGGAAGAAGCAAGGCCGGTGATCGAAACAGCAATCGAACAAGGCATCAATTATTTTGATACGGCAGATCTTTATGATAAAGGCGTCAATGAAGAAGTTGTCGGGGAATGTTTAAAACGGTACCGCGATCAAGTCTACATCGCCACAAAAGTGGGAAACCGCTGGAATGAAAAAGGCGACGGCTGGTATTGGGATGCCTCGAAAGAACATATCGAAGAAGGAATCAAAGACAGCCTGCGCCGATTAAAAACGGATTATATCGATCTATACCAGCTTCATGGCGGAACAATCGATGATCCGTGGGATGACATCATTGAAACGTTTGAGACATTAAAGAAAGAAGGCCTCATCCGGGAATACGGCATTTCTTCCATTCGCCCCAACGTGTTCCAGCCGTTCTTTGAAAGAAGCAATGGCATCTCCAACATGATGCAATACAGCATTTTCGACCGCCGACCGGAAGAATGGTTCCCGTTTTTTGAAGAAAAGAAAGTGTCCGTTGTGACGAGAGGATCCATTGCAAAAGGATTATTGACAGATGAATGGAAAAAACGGGTGGAAAAAGTGGATTCTTATTTAAATTACTCAAAAGAAGAACTCGTTTCGATTTTGGAAAAGATCGAGAAAGAATTTGGATCCGTCCATCCTGCCGCCATCGCTTTCAATTTGAGCCAACCTGCTGTGGCATCCATTGTCGTGGGGGCAAGAACGAAGGAACAACTGCTGGAAAACATCAAAGCTTATGAGGAAGCCCAAAGCATCGAGGATACTTCTTTCATCAAAACCATCACAAAACAAGAAATTTACACGGATCACCGATGA
- a CDS encoding NUDIX hydrolase produces the protein MKKFEEKTVQSTEIFKGKVVTLTVDDVILPNGKPAKREIIHHPGAVAIIPITKDGKIVFVEQYRKALERTIVEIPAGKLEPGEEPAVCARRELEEETGYGAKELTHIQSFYTSPGFANEIIHLFVAKDLYKIEEKRELDEDEFVSIIEATLEEAEEMVKNQQIYDAKTAFSVLWYKLNEK, from the coding sequence ATGAAAAAATTTGAAGAAAAAACCGTTCAATCGACAGAAATTTTTAAAGGAAAAGTTGTGACATTAACAGTGGATGATGTGATTTTGCCAAACGGGAAACCTGCCAAACGGGAAATCATCCATCATCCGGGAGCTGTTGCAATCATTCCAATCACGAAGGATGGAAAGATTGTGTTTGTCGAACAATATCGGAAAGCGTTGGAACGCACCATTGTTGAAATTCCGGCGGGGAAACTCGAACCGGGAGAGGAGCCGGCCGTATGTGCAAGAAGGGAACTTGAAGAGGAAACGGGTTACGGTGCCAAGGAATTAACCCATATTCAGTCTTTTTATACCTCCCCTGGATTTGCCAACGAAATCATTCACCTTTTTGTTGCGAAAGATTTGTATAAAATTGAAGAGAAACGTGAATTGGACGAAGATGAATTTGTTTCCATCATCGAAGCTACCCTTGAAGAAGCGGAAGAAATGGTGAAAAATCAGCAAATCTATGATGCGAAAACGGCATTCAGTGTGCTTTGGTATAAATTAAACGAGAAGTAA
- a CDS encoding Fur family transcriptional regulator, which produces MESRIDRIKKQLHSAGYKLTPQREATVAVLLEHEEDHLSAEDVYLLVKEKAPEIGLATVYRTLELLTELKIVDKINFGDGVSRYDLRQEGAKHFHHHLVCIECGSVDEIQEDLLEEVEMVVEKRWNFIIKDHRLTFHGICHRCQEKGTIENE; this is translated from the coding sequence ATGGAAAGCCGTATTGATCGTATAAAGAAGCAATTACATAGTGCTGGCTATAAACTGACGCCACAACGTGAAGCGACAGTAGCAGTACTATTGGAACATGAAGAAGACCATTTGAGCGCGGAAGACGTTTATTTATTGGTGAAAGAAAAAGCGCCTGAAATCGGTCTTGCCACAGTGTATCGCACTCTTGAGTTATTAACGGAATTGAAAATTGTCGACAAAATCAATTTTGGAGATGGCGTCTCCAGATACGATCTTCGACAAGAGGGTGCAAAACACTTCCATCATCACTTAGTTTGTATCGAATGTGGCTCAGTGGACGAAATTCAAGAAGATTTGCTGGAAGAAGTAGAAATGGTAGTAGAAAAACGGTGGAATTTTATTATCAAAGACCATCGGCTCACATTCCATGGAATTTGTCATCGGTGTCAAGAAAAGGGAACAATAGAAAATGAATAA
- the xerD gene encoding site-specific tyrosine recombinase XerD produces MREAQEAVLDYLHFLRVERQYSENTLASYRRDLEDYIEHLHTVQKIESLNDVDRSRILLYLEHLRETGKSSRTIARHISSIRSFHQFLLREKIADHDPTVHIEMPQIEKTLPKVLSIAEIEALLQAPDQSKPQGVRDVAMIELLYGTGMRISECVELNLEDVHLSMGFVRIFGKGGKERIVPLGKSALYACEKYLQQARPLLQGNYVKTDAFFINRRGKRLTRQGCWKILKQHALAANIKKEMTPHTLRHSFATHLIENGADLRAVQEMLGHADISTTQIYTHISKTRLSEVYKQFHPRA; encoded by the coding sequence ATGAGAGAAGCACAAGAAGCCGTCCTTGATTATCTCCATTTTTTAAGAGTCGAGCGGCAATATTCAGAAAATACGTTGGCTTCCTATCGCAGAGATTTGGAAGATTATATAGAACATTTACATACAGTGCAAAAAATAGAAAGTTTAAACGATGTGGACCGTTCCAGAATCCTTCTTTATTTGGAACATTTAAGAGAAACAGGGAAATCTTCGCGCACCATTGCCCGCCACATTTCATCAATCCGTTCGTTTCATCAATTTTTATTAAGGGAAAAAATCGCTGATCATGATCCTACAGTCCATATTGAAATGCCTCAAATCGAGAAGACGTTACCGAAAGTATTATCCATTGCGGAAATCGAAGCATTATTGCAAGCGCCGGATCAATCCAAACCCCAAGGAGTACGGGATGTGGCCATGATTGAATTGCTGTATGGAACAGGAATGCGGATAAGTGAATGCGTCGAATTGAATTTGGAAGATGTACATCTGTCGATGGGATTTGTCCGCATTTTTGGGAAAGGCGGCAAGGAGCGGATTGTACCGTTGGGAAAAAGTGCGCTGTATGCATGCGAAAAATATTTGCAGCAAGCCAGACCCCTGTTGCAAGGAAATTATGTAAAAACGGATGCATTTTTCATCAACCGGAGAGGCAAGCGTTTAACGCGGCAAGGATGTTGGAAAATACTGAAACAGCATGCCCTCGCTGCCAATATTAAAAAAGAGATGACCCCCCATACGTTGCGGCACAGTTTTGCCACTCACTTGATTGAAAATGGCGCGGATCTTCGGGCGGTGCAAGAAATGTTGGGTCACGCGGACATTTCTACGACACAAATTTATACGCATATTAGTAAAACGAGACTTTCGGAAGTTTATAAACAATTCCATCCTCGTGCGTAG
- the deoB gene encoding phosphopentomutase has product MQLFKRIHLIVMDSVGIGEAPDAAEFGDAGSDTLGHIAEAMGGLNVPNMEALGLGNIREIKGVQKVPNPKAYYGKMQEASAGKDTMTGHWEIMGLQVDKPFKVYPDGFPEELIRQLEERTGRKVIGNKPASGTAIIEELGKEHMETGAIIVYTSADPVLQIAAHEEIVPLEELYKICEIARKLTLQPEYLVGRVIARPFTGTPGNFTRTANRHDYAIKPFGRTTMNELKDHGFDVIALGKISDIYNGEGVTEAIRTKNNGDGMDRLVETVKRDFHGLSFLNLVDFDAMYGHRRDPIGYGKALEEFDARLPEVLDLLKEDDLLIITADHGNDPTFKGTDHTREFVPLLVYSKQFKETGTLGLRETFADIAATVAENFKVPAPAYGTSFLSSLK; this is encoded by the coding sequence ATGCAATTATTTAAACGAATTCATTTAATCGTAATGGACTCTGTTGGAATAGGGGAGGCGCCCGATGCAGCGGAATTTGGCGATGCCGGAAGTGATACCCTTGGCCATATTGCGGAGGCAATGGGCGGACTAAATGTGCCAAATATGGAAGCATTGGGTTTAGGCAATATCCGGGAAATAAAAGGGGTCCAAAAGGTTCCAAACCCGAAAGCATATTACGGAAAAATGCAGGAAGCATCGGCTGGAAAAGATACGATGACAGGACATTGGGAAATCATGGGGCTTCAAGTGGATAAACCTTTTAAAGTATACCCTGATGGTTTTCCGGAAGAATTGATTCGTCAACTGGAAGAGCGGACAGGACGGAAAGTGATTGGCAACAAACCGGCCAGCGGTACTGCCATCATCGAAGAATTGGGGAAAGAGCATATGGAAACGGGAGCGATCATTGTTTATACTTCGGCAGATCCCGTTCTTCAAATTGCTGCCCATGAAGAAATTGTTCCTTTGGAAGAACTGTACAAAATTTGTGAAATTGCCCGGAAACTTACGTTGCAGCCGGAATATCTGGTAGGCCGTGTCATTGCGCGCCCTTTTACAGGAACGCCGGGCAACTTTACGCGTACAGCCAATCGCCATGATTATGCCATCAAGCCTTTTGGAAGAACGACAATGAATGAATTGAAAGATCATGGCTTTGATGTGATCGCCCTTGGGAAAATTTCCGATATTTATAATGGCGAAGGGGTGACGGAGGCCATCCGGACGAAAAACAATGGGGATGGAATGGATCGGTTGGTTGAAACGGTAAAGAGGGATTTCCACGGATTAAGTTTTTTGAATTTGGTAGATTTTGATGCGATGTATGGACATAGAAGGGACCCGATCGGTTATGGAAAAGCGTTGGAGGAATTTGACGCGCGCTTGCCGGAAGTATTGGACTTATTAAAGGAAGACGATTTGCTGATCATCACAGCGGACCACGGAAATGATCCAACCTTTAAAGGAACGGACCATACGCGGGAATTTGTGCCACTGCTCGTTTACTCCAAACAATTTAAAGAAACTGGAACTTTAGGTTTGCGGGAAACTTTCGCGGATATCGCGGCTACGGTTGCAGAAAACTTTAAGGTTCCGGCGCCAGCTTACGGTACGAGTTTTTTATCAAGTTTAAAATAG
- a CDS encoding pyrimidine-nucleoside phosphorylase, translating into MRMVDIIEKKRDGKELSTEEIQFFVKGYTEGTIPDYQAASLLMAIYFQDMTERERTDLTMAMVESGDTIDLSPIQGIKCDKHSTGGVGDKVTICLSPMVAACGVPVAKMSGRGLGHTGGTIDKLESIPGFKVELTSEQFIKQVNDIKMAVVSQSGNLTPADKKIYALRDVTGTVPSIPLIASSIMSKKIASGADAIVLDVKVGEGAFMKTVEEAEELAHAMVKIGNRVGRKTIAILSDMSQPLGYAVGNALEVKEAIDVLKGHGPEDVKELCLTLGSQMVLLSGKAQSIEEARKKLEEVLNNGKALETFKAFVASQGGDPSITEHPDLLPQAKYKVDVPAKEAGYIKKIIANEIGVAAMLLGAGRETKDSEIDLSVGIVLNKKVGDHVEKGESLATIHSNREDIEDIKKKIYSNINITNEIIETPSLIKGIITE; encoded by the coding sequence ATGAGAATGGTCGATATTATTGAAAAAAAGCGGGATGGCAAAGAGCTGTCAACAGAGGAAATTCAATTTTTCGTCAAAGGCTATACGGAAGGCACCATCCCTGATTACCAAGCCGCAAGTTTGCTGATGGCCATCTACTTCCAAGACATGACTGAACGGGAGCGGACGGATTTAACCATGGCGATGGTGGAATCAGGGGATACGATTGATTTGTCTCCGATTCAAGGAATCAAATGCGATAAACATTCCACAGGCGGTGTAGGGGATAAAGTCACTATCTGTTTATCCCCGATGGTCGCCGCATGCGGAGTGCCCGTAGCCAAAATGAGCGGCCGGGGGTTGGGCCATACAGGCGGGACGATCGATAAATTGGAATCCATCCCGGGATTTAAGGTGGAACTGACGAGCGAACAATTTATCAAGCAAGTCAATGACATCAAAATGGCCGTTGTCAGCCAAAGCGGAAATTTGACACCGGCAGATAAAAAAATCTATGCTTTGAGAGATGTGACCGGTACCGTCCCCAGCATTCCGCTGATTGCCAGCTCCATTATGTCCAAAAAAATTGCAAGCGGCGCGGATGCCATTGTTTTGGATGTCAAAGTCGGTGAAGGCGCCTTCATGAAAACGGTGGAAGAGGCGGAAGAATTGGCCCATGCGATGGTGAAAATCGGCAACCGTGTCGGAAGAAAAACGATTGCCATTTTATCCGATATGAGCCAGCCATTAGGGTATGCGGTTGGAAATGCTTTGGAAGTTAAAGAAGCGATCGACGTTTTGAAAGGTCATGGCCCGGAGGACGTAAAAGAACTTTGCTTAACCCTGGGTTCCCAAATGGTGCTGCTCAGCGGCAAAGCACAGTCGATTGAAGAGGCGCGCAAAAAGTTGGAGGAAGTGCTCAACAATGGAAAAGCCCTGGAAACATTTAAAGCCTTTGTCGCTTCCCAGGGCGGCGATCCGTCCATTACAGAGCATCCGGATTTATTGCCCCAAGCCAAATATAAAGTGGATGTTCCAGCCAAGGAAGCAGGATATATTAAAAAAATCATTGCCAATGAAATCGGTGTTGCGGCGATGCTTCTTGGAGCCGGAAGAGAAACGAAAGATTCGGAAATCGATTTGTCCGTAGGCATCGTGTTGAACAAAAAAGTGGGAGACCATGTCGAAAAAGGGGAAAGTTTGGCGACCATTCACTCCAATCGGGAAGATATAGAAGACATTAAGAAAAAAATTTATTCAAATATAAACATTACAAATGAAATAATAGAAACTCCTTCACTGATCAAAGGGATCATCACAGAATAA